ATATTTTTTTCAATTTTAAATGTCTGATAATAATAACAAAAGGTTTTTTTTGTGATTTTTTTTCGAAAACACTTGTATACAACAAGCAAAATTCCCTATATTTGCACCGCCTTAACAGGAAAAAAGGACGCGTAGCATAACTGGATAGTGCACCACGTTACGGCCGTGGAGGTTGGGGGTTCGAATCCCTCCGTGTTCACAACTTAGGATTCATTTAGAATCAAACACCTGTAAATCCATTGATTTACAGGTGTTTTTATTTTCTACATATTCATTCTATTACAAATAAAACCATTAGGAAAGGGAACTCACAGGTGAACAAATACCCACTCATAAACTGTTCACCGAAATCCATATAACAATCTGTATTAAAAGGCATTAAATGACACCAACTTTAATTTTTTATTTTTATAAGTGCTTGTTTTTTCGTAAATTGTACTAAACATCATTCATCAATTTACGCAACTTTTGGTAAAAACCGATATCAATTGTAGTAAAATCAACAGAGCATGAGCAATTTTTCCACCTTAAATATCAGCTTTTTAATACGAAAAAACCGTAGTAATAAGCATGGAGAAGCTCCTATCTACATACGCATATCGGTTGAACAAGAACGTGTTGAAATAGCTACAGGAAGATATATTCATCCTTTAAAATGGAACAGCAAACTGAGTAAAGCCTTTCCTAAAAAGAAAGGTGGAGTACAAATAAATCAATTTCTGGACGCTATTAAAAACCGAATTTACGATCATCATACCGAAATGGTAAAGAATGATGAAGAGATCAATGCAAAAAAGCTTAAATCTCGTTTTCTTGGCACTAATAAAGATAGAAAAATGCTTCTGGAAGTATTTGAATATCACAACAAACAGATTTCAGACTTGGTTGGAGTTTCTTACGCTCCTGGCACCTTAGGGAGGTATAATACAGCTTTAGGTCACATTAAGAATTTTCTAAAACACCAATATAATCTTAAAGACATCCCTCTAAACCGAATTAAGTATTCTTTTATTGTAGATTTTGAACACTATTTGAAAACGGTTGGTAAATGCAATAACAATACAACGAATAGATACATTAAAAACTTTAAAAAGATAATTATTCTCGCTATTAAAAATGAATGGATAAACAAAGATCCTTTTACAAAATACAAATCTACTTTGGTAGAAGTTAAAAGAGAGTGCCTTAATAAAGAAGAACTTAAAAAACTTGAAAACCTAAAACTATCAATCCCACGCTTAGATTTTGTAAGAGACATCTTTTTATTCTCTTGTTATTCTGGCTTGGCATATATTGATGTTACCAACCTTACTACAGAAAACATCAGAAAAGGAATCGATGGTAATAATTGGATTATTTCACAACGACAGAAAACAAAAGTTCCTTCAAATATTCCATTACTTCCTATTCCCGAACAATTAATAAAAAAATATAAATCATCCCCAGGCAAAAAATCTGAGAACCATATACTTCCTCACCTTAGCAATCAAAAACTAAATGCTTACTTGAAAGAATT
This genomic interval from uncultured Marinifilum sp. contains the following:
- a CDS encoding site-specific integrase yields the protein MSNFSTLNISFLIRKNRSNKHGEAPIYIRISVEQERVEIATGRYIHPLKWNSKLSKAFPKKKGGVQINQFLDAIKNRIYDHHTEMVKNDEEINAKKLKSRFLGTNKDRKMLLEVFEYHNKQISDLVGVSYAPGTLGRYNTALGHIKNFLKHQYNLKDIPLNRIKYSFIVDFEHYLKTVGKCNNNTTNRYIKNFKKIIILAIKNEWINKDPFTKYKSTLVEVKRECLNKEELKKLENLKLSIPRLDFVRDIFLFSCYSGLAYIDVTNLTTENIRKGIDGNNWIISQRQKTKVPSNIPLLPIPEQLIKKYKSSPGKKSENHILPHLSNQKLNAYLKELADLTGITKNLTFHIARHTFATTVTLANGVPIESISSMLGENSKFKTNNFS